A window of Eretmochelys imbricata isolate rEreImb1 chromosome 25, rEreImb1.hap1, whole genome shotgun sequence contains these coding sequences:
- the ABHD8 gene encoding protein ABHD8, whose product MLTSIADGIMCCLMGKTTNAVGPVDSFESSDGYSFLEVKPGRVLRVKHTLPTRQPEERPEGPERGVVHCKRKITLYRNGQLVIENLGDAIRSELLHCQNGPMEPQSTMELELSDVAGNASTQGTANPGSSAQQALAPGKRRKRKPKKVVNIDCKKQISSCKGTQSDVVLFFIHGVGGSLDIWKEQLDFFSKLGYEVVAPDLAGHGSSSAPQIAAAYTFYALAEDMRAVFKRYAKKRNILIGHSYGVSFCTFLAHEYPDLVHKVIMINGGGPTALEPSLCSIFNMPTCVLHCLSPCLAWSFLKAGFARQGAKEKQLLKEGNAFNVSSFVLRAMMSGQYWPEGDEVYHAELTVPVLLVHGMHDKFVPVEEDQRMAEILLMAFLKVIDEGSHMVMMECPETVNTLLHEFLLWEPEMPAGEGREVEKK is encoded by the exons atgctgaccagtatcgCCGATGGGATCATGTGTTGCTTGATGGGCAAGACAACCAATGCGGTGGGGCCCGTGGACAGCTTTGAGTCCAGCGACGGCTACAGCTTCCTGGAGGTGAAGCCCGGGAGGGTCCTGCGGGTGAAACACACCCTGCCCACCCGCCAGCCCGAGGAGAGACCCGAGGGGCCCGAGCGGGGCGTGGTGCACTGTAAGCGCAAGATCACCCTCTACCGCAATGGGCAGCTGGTGATTGAGAACCTGGGCGATGCCATCCGCTCCGAGCTCCTGCACTGCCAGAATGGCCCCATGGAGCCCCAGAGCACCATGGAACTGGAGCTCTCGGACGTTGCTGGCAATGCCTCCACCCAGGGCACTGCCAACCCGGGCTCCAGCGCCCAGCAGGCTCTGGCGCCCGGCAAGCGCCGGAAGCGCAAGCCCAAGAAGGTTGTCAACATCGACTGCAAGAAGCAGATCAGCAGCTGCAAGGGGACGCAGAGTGACGTGGTGCTGTTCTTCATCCACGGCGTGGGCGGCTCCCTGGACATCTGGAAGGAGCAGCTGGACTTCTTCAGCAAGCTGGGCtacgaggtggtggccccagaccTGGCCGGACATGGCTCTAGCTCCGCCCCGCAGATCGCGGCCGCCTACACCTTCTACGCCCTGGCTGAGGACATGAGGGCCGTCTTCAAACGCTATGCAAAGAAGAGGAACATCCTGATAGGCCACTCGTACGG GGTTTCCTTCTGCACCTTCCTAGCCCATGAGTACCCGGACCTGGTCCACAAGGTGATCATGATCAACGGGGGCGGCCCCACCGCGCTGGAGCCCAGCCTGTGCTCCATCTTCAACATGCCAACCTGCGTCCTTCACTGCCTGTCCCCCTGCCTAGCCTGGAGCTTCCTCAA GGCTGGCTTCGCTCGCCAGGGTGCCAAAGAGAAGCAGCTGCTCAAGGAAGGCAACGCCTTCAACGTATCCTCCTTCGTCCTGCGGGCCATGATGAGTGGGCAGTACTGGCCGGAGGGTGACGAGGTCTATCACGCCGAGCTCACCGTGCCGGTGCTGCTGGTCCATGGCATGCATGACAAGTTTGTGCCAGTGGAGGAGGATCAGCGGATGGCCGAG ATCCTGCTGATGGCGTTCCTGAAGGTGATTGATGAGGGCAGTCACATGGTGATGATGGAGTGTCCGGAGACGGTGAACACCCTGCTCCACGAGTTCCTCCTGTGGGAGCCCGAGATGCCCGCCGGGGAAGGGCGAGAAGTGGAGAAGAAATAA